A region of Maribacter algicola DNA encodes the following proteins:
- a CDS encoding DUF885 domain-containing protein, translated as MKTISIIKKNIFHILFVSLFTTTLNAQNSSNTYQDLTAFFKEWRTFENPPLRDGAPDYTQETFDKRWPAFQTLHKKLLEMDTTDWSIPHQVDWRIVNAEMNGYDFNHRILKPWQRDPAFYATIWTARSDVPAHEGPTHHAIIDLWTYEFPLNKEQRTKLLAQLEVIPPLNEQAKLNLTGNAKDLWIAGIRDIKTQSKNLEDMKELPGISKDRKLIKAIEEAIASTDNLASWLEAEASTKTGPSGIGKENYTWYLQNVHLVPLTWEDEVMILKRELSRAWSALKLEEHRNRNLPELTDANSPEEYDRRAKAAAKSLLDFLDKNEMVTVKDYFEPALDAHLGAFVPRETRNFFWITAHYDQRPLYSHFYHWFELARMDTEPHASEIRRTPLLYNIFDSRNEGTATAVEEMFMDAGLYDDSPRSREIVYIMIAQRAARGLGSLYAHANIMTMEEAGGIHSEHTPRGWMKTEKELLLFEQHLYLRQPGYGTSYITGKYLLENTMAEYARMKEANNEPFEMRAFFDELNSVGSIPISLGRWQMTGVENYLGQE; from the coding sequence ATGAAAACTATTTCCATTATCAAAAAAAACATATTTCATATTCTATTTGTCTCCCTTTTTACAACAACCCTGAATGCTCAAAATTCATCTAATACATACCAGGATTTGACCGCTTTTTTTAAGGAGTGGAGAACCTTTGAAAACCCTCCTTTACGGGATGGCGCACCGGATTACACCCAGGAAACCTTTGACAAAAGGTGGCCGGCATTCCAAACCCTTCATAAAAAGCTGCTAGAGATGGATACCACAGACTGGTCCATACCGCATCAGGTAGATTGGCGTATCGTAAACGCCGAAATGAACGGGTACGACTTTAACCACCGCATCCTGAAACCCTGGCAGCGCGACCCCGCCTTTTATGCCACCATTTGGACGGCCCGCAGCGATGTTCCCGCGCACGAAGGCCCAACCCATCATGCCATCATAGATCTTTGGACCTATGAGTTTCCGTTGAACAAGGAACAACGCACCAAATTATTGGCACAACTAGAGGTCATTCCACCCTTGAACGAACAGGCGAAACTGAACCTGACAGGGAATGCCAAGGACCTTTGGATTGCCGGAATTCGCGATATTAAAACCCAGAGCAAAAACCTAGAAGACATGAAGGAGCTCCCCGGAATATCAAAGGACCGAAAATTAATAAAGGCCATTGAAGAAGCGATTGCCTCTACGGACAACTTGGCAAGTTGGTTGGAAGCCGAGGCATCAACCAAAACGGGTCCGTCGGGTATCGGGAAGGAAAATTATACCTGGTACCTACAAAACGTTCATTTGGTTCCTTTGACCTGGGAAGATGAAGTCATGATCTTAAAACGGGAACTTTCCCGAGCTTGGTCGGCCTTAAAACTCGAGGAGCATCGGAATAGAAACCTCCCTGAATTGACGGATGCCAATTCCCCAGAGGAATACGACCGTCGTGCCAAAGCTGCCGCCAAAAGCCTCCTTGATTTTCTGGACAAAAATGAAATGGTCACGGTAAAGGATTATTTTGAACCGGCGTTAGATGCACATCTTGGTGCGTTCGTACCCCGTGAAACGCGTAACTTCTTCTGGATTACCGCACATTATGACCAGCGGCCCCTCTACTCCCATTTTTACCATTGGTTTGAATTGGCACGTATGGACACTGAACCGCATGCCAGTGAAATCAGGCGAACGCCCCTCTTGTACAATATTTTCGACTCCCGTAACGAAGGTACGGCCACGGCCGTAGAGGAGATGTTCATGGATGCGGGACTGTATGACGATTCCCCGCGTTCCAGGGAAATCGTCTATATTATGATAGCCCAGCGCGCAGCCCGGGGATTGGGTTCCCTGTATGCCCATGCCAATATCATGACCATGGAGGAGGCCGGGGGCATTCATTCAGAACATACCCCACGGGGCTGGATGAAGACAGAAAAGGAATTGTTGCTTTTTGAACAACATCTATATCTACGGCAGCCCGGCTACGGCACCAGCTACATCACCGGAAAATACCTGTTGGAAAATACCATGGCCGAGTATGCAAGAATGAAGGAAGCAAATAACGAGCCTTTTGAAATGCGCGCCTTCTTTGACGAATTGAATTCAGTGGGAAGTATTCCTATTTCCTTGGGCCGATGGCAAATGACAGGCGTGGAAAATTACTTGGGGCAGGAATAG
- a CDS encoding universal stress protein — MDKRILIPTDFSKNALNAARYALDLYSKLNCEFYFLNVFSLDGYTTKSLSFPEPDSAEYRTAQAKSHDSFLKLLDMLKLHNDNPKHAFHTISTFNYLSEAIKRTIAEKDIDLIVLGTQGASGTKGVIFGSNTVKAMEKIRECPVMAVPKNVQFSIPKEIVFPTNYKATFKRRKLSYLIEIAKMFESTVRVLYVSKKHDLTELQESNKQLLHAIMEPIKHDFHNLTENDVAEGITSFVESRNSDMIAFINHKHFFFNSVFSKPLVKEIGYKAIVPILALH; from the coding sequence ATGGACAAAAGAATATTAATTCCTACGGATTTTTCAAAAAATGCATTAAACGCTGCTAGATATGCACTTGACCTTTATTCGAAATTGAATTGTGAATTCTACTTTCTAAACGTTTTCAGCTTGGACGGCTATACGACCAAATCACTATCTTTTCCTGAACCTGATAGCGCGGAATACAGGACTGCCCAAGCAAAATCCCATGATTCTTTTCTAAAACTCTTGGATATGTTGAAGCTACATAACGACAATCCCAAACATGCCTTTCATACAATTTCCACCTTTAATTATCTTTCTGAAGCGATAAAGCGTACAATTGCTGAAAAAGACATTGATTTAATAGTATTGGGTACCCAAGGAGCTTCTGGAACAAAGGGCGTCATTTTTGGAAGCAATACCGTAAAAGCAATGGAAAAGATTAGAGAATGCCCGGTTATGGCCGTACCCAAAAACGTACAGTTTTCTATCCCAAAAGAAATTGTTTTTCCAACAAATTATAAAGCCACTTTTAAACGACGGAAACTTAGCTACCTTATTGAGATTGCAAAAATGTTTGAATCAACTGTAAGAGTGTTATATGTAAGTAAAAAACATGATTTAACTGAACTACAAGAAAGCAATAAGCAATTATTGCATGCTATTATGGAACCAATAAAGCATGACTTTCATAACCTAACTGAAAATGACGTAGCAGAAGGCATAACTTCATTTGTTGAAAGTAGAAATAGCGATATGATTGCATTTATAAATCACAAGCACTTTTTCTTCAATAGTGTCTTTTCCAAACCATTGGTGAAGGAAATTGGTTATAAGGCCATAGTACCAATCTTGGCCCTACACTGA
- a CDS encoding universal stress protein has translation MKNILIPTDFSENAWNAIIYGLELFNKTSCTFYIVNVHPIAAYSGGEPAMYVSPQILEDSILKESKEKMSHLIKRVEHLPINTRHTFKTEVSYGFFTDHIKKEVIDKNIDLIIMGTKGATGLKAISMGSNTGDVITKVPCAVLAVPENAKYSRPKEIGFPTDFQLGYNWKVMQNIKELIITHNSALRFLYVSTNEERFSEQQQKNRQFLEDYFTGIEISFHTLTGKKLDETIQNFIECRDLDMIVMVAKHLNFIERILFRPTVEKVSYHTTIPFLVLHD, from the coding sequence ATGAAAAATATACTGATACCAACAGATTTCTCGGAAAACGCTTGGAATGCCATTATTTATGGATTGGAGTTATTCAATAAAACGTCTTGTACATTTTATATAGTAAACGTTCACCCAATAGCTGCATATTCTGGTGGTGAGCCAGCGATGTATGTTTCTCCTCAAATACTTGAAGATAGTATTTTAAAGGAAAGCAAAGAAAAGATGAGCCACTTGATCAAAAGAGTGGAACATCTTCCAATAAACACAAGACATACATTTAAGACTGAGGTTTCTTATGGTTTTTTTACAGATCACATAAAAAAAGAAGTCATAGACAAAAATATTGACTTGATTATAATGGGAACAAAAGGAGCCACAGGATTAAAGGCCATTTCTATGGGTAGCAATACGGGTGATGTAATTACAAAAGTACCCTGTGCCGTTTTGGCGGTACCTGAAAATGCGAAGTATAGTAGACCTAAGGAAATAGGCTTTCCAACAGACTTTCAATTGGGCTATAATTGGAAAGTAATGCAAAATATAAAGGAGCTGATCATAACACATAATTCGGCCTTGCGGTTTTTATATGTTTCGACCAATGAAGAACGATTTAGTGAACAACAACAAAAGAATCGACAATTTTTAGAGGATTATTTTACGGGTATCGAAATCTCTTTCCACACCCTTACAGGAAAAAAATTAGACGAAACCATTCAAAATTTCATTGAATGTCGCGATCTGGATATGATTGTAATGGTGGCCAAGCATTTGAATTTTATAGAACGAATTCTTTTTAGGCCTACGGTTGAAAAAGTTAGCTACCACACAACAATTCCATTTTTAGTGCTTCACGATTAA
- a CDS encoding universal stress protein: MKHILIPTDFSENSWNALEYAIYFFKNENCSFYILHVGELSNSEIKNNSFVFPRKTSSPVIREKLKSLFERIADVSTNDKHHFLALQDYGNFIDIVRKTVEAKKIDLIVMGTKGASGIMETIVGSNTGDVITKVLCNVLVIPENASFITPQKIAFPTDYNLYYTYPILKTITELLRITNANLQVFNVEQFSIPLTDQQEKNKDYLKDYLEETFPKSHSFYSVKSKDVKSSILNFVSDNQINMLTMVAKNLNFLQQILFDTTIEKLSFHTTIPMLVLHE; the protein is encoded by the coding sequence ATGAAGCATATTTTAATACCCACAGACTTCTCCGAAAATTCTTGGAACGCACTAGAATATGCGATATATTTTTTTAAAAATGAGAATTGTAGCTTTTATATACTGCATGTTGGAGAATTGAGCAACTCAGAAATCAAGAATAATTCCTTTGTATTTCCTCGAAAAACTTCAAGTCCTGTCATACGGGAGAAATTGAAATCACTCTTCGAAAGAATTGCCGATGTATCTACAAATGACAAACACCATTTTTTGGCACTTCAAGATTATGGGAATTTTATAGATATTGTGCGTAAGACAGTGGAAGCAAAGAAAATAGATCTTATAGTGATGGGTACTAAAGGTGCTTCTGGTATAATGGAAACCATTGTAGGTAGTAATACCGGGGATGTTATTACCAAAGTGCTTTGTAATGTATTGGTCATACCTGAAAACGCTTCATTCATTACCCCTCAAAAAATTGCCTTCCCTACAGATTACAATCTGTATTACACCTATCCCATTTTAAAAACCATTACAGAACTATTACGCATTACAAATGCCAACCTCCAGGTTTTTAATGTGGAACAATTTAGTATCCCATTAACTGACCAACAAGAAAAAAATAAAGACTACTTGAAAGATTATTTGGAAGAGACATTTCCTAAATCACATAGTTTTTACAGTGTAAAAAGCAAGGATGTAAAATCCAGCATCCTAAATTTTGTTTCTGATAACCAGATTAATATGTTAACCATGGTCGCCAAGAACCTAAATTTCCTTCAACAAATCCTATTTGACACTACTATCGAAAAACTTAGTTTTCACACCACCATACCAATGTTGGTATTACATGAATAA
- a CDS encoding response regulator: MKQILLIEDDKALRENTEELLELSGYSVLTASNGQIGIQFAKKNLPDIIICDIMMPLIDGYGVLEELSSDEKTKHIPFIFLSAKTEHKEIRKGMDLGADDYLTKPFEEEELISAIESRLAKAQLLNRMLDSETTEQAISNDEMRTLHELKNFFDDNGEIVEVDAGAIIYKEGSRSNKIYLILKGLVKGHCMDADGKELTTSLYKADDFLGFTSFLNNIPYQESATALEQVKLAGISKENLMEILGKNKDVSIELMELFTENISVIKAQLLQMAYSSVRKKTAQTLLQFAEIMQTKTDEPIKISRNDLASVAGIAPESLIRTLSGFKKEGLITIEGRNIKILELEALQYVD, from the coding sequence ATGAAACAAATTCTATTAATTGAGGATGATAAGGCACTTAGAGAGAATACTGAGGAGCTCTTAGAGCTTTCGGGTTACTCGGTACTAACTGCTTCAAATGGACAAATAGGTATACAATTCGCAAAGAAAAACCTACCGGACATCATTATTTGCGACATAATGATGCCATTAATAGATGGATATGGAGTTTTGGAGGAATTATCTTCCGATGAAAAAACTAAACATATCCCATTTATTTTCCTATCCGCGAAAACAGAGCATAAGGAAATCAGAAAAGGAATGGATCTCGGTGCAGACGATTACCTAACCAAGCCATTTGAAGAAGAAGAATTGATTAGTGCCATTGAAAGTAGATTGGCCAAGGCACAACTTTTAAACCGTATGCTCGATTCAGAAACTACGGAACAAGCGATTTCAAACGATGAAATGCGTACGTTACATGAACTTAAGAATTTTTTTGATGATAATGGCGAGATAGTGGAAGTTGATGCAGGTGCTATTATTTATAAGGAAGGTTCACGATCAAATAAAATATATCTTATCCTTAAGGGGTTGGTCAAAGGTCATTGTATGGATGCAGACGGTAAGGAACTCACAACATCATTGTATAAAGCAGATGATTTCCTAGGTTTTACCTCTTTTTTAAACAATATCCCTTATCAGGAATCCGCAACGGCTTTGGAGCAAGTGAAGCTTGCCGGTATTTCCAAAGAAAACCTAATGGAGATTTTAGGAAAAAATAAAGATGTATCTATAGAGCTAATGGAGTTGTTCACTGAGAACATTTCCGTAATAAAAGCACAATTACTTCAAATGGCCTACAGCTCTGTACGCAAGAAAACGGCTCAAACGTTATTACAGTTCGCGGAAATCATGCAAACAAAAACTGACGAGCCTATTAAAATTTCCAGAAACGATCTTGCCAGTGTGGCAGGAATAGCTCCGGAAAGTCTAATACGCACCCTTTCCGGTTTTAAAAAAGAGGGACTAATCACCATTGAGGGTCGTAACATCAAAATCTTGGAGCTTGAGGCTTTACAATATGTCGATTAG
- a CDS encoding sensor histidine kinase — translation MHVFKKNSNIFNLLSEGVSEGVIVINEEQTIVATNSSAEEMFGYGKEELIGKPLKILIPNRFHNHHETHVQNFIAKGEKRQMGHGRDLHGVCKNGHEFPVEAGLNPFELYGATYTMALVIDITERKRIEKELSLWARIFDETLNEIYVFDIDSLRFINVNKEAQRNLGYNMQELAEMTPLDIKPDLKLSEFRSLAKPLLEDAMGKVDFETKHLRKDGTLYPVEVHLQLSLMGEKKVFFAIILDITERKGYTEKLEKTVEERTRQLTKALAKEKELNELKTRFLSLVSHEFKTPLSSILTSITLLGKYTETEQQEKRDKHVNTIKNKVKYLNAILNDFLSVERLESGKVNYKNEIFPLSKVVNEVIYNANMLLKSGQKIQYPDNIDEAIVFFDEKTLELALSNLVHNAIKYSPEDSIIDLKLEIEEEFVVIKVIDEGIGIPEEDQKHIFDRYFRAENALVTQGTGIGLNISKQHLENLGASLEFSSKINVGSTFVLRIPKNLIPIRK, via the coding sequence ATGCATGTTTTCAAGAAAAACAGTAATATTTTTAACCTACTTTCAGAAGGGGTTTCAGAAGGTGTAATTGTCATAAATGAAGAGCAGACAATTGTAGCGACCAATTCTTCAGCCGAGGAAATGTTTGGATATGGAAAAGAAGAACTCATTGGAAAACCTTTAAAAATTCTAATCCCAAATCGATTCCACAACCACCACGAAACCCATGTTCAAAATTTTATTGCCAAAGGTGAAAAACGCCAAATGGGCCATGGAAGGGATTTACATGGTGTTTGTAAAAATGGCCACGAGTTTCCCGTTGAGGCAGGTTTAAACCCATTTGAACTGTATGGTGCTACCTACACCATGGCACTGGTCATTGATATTACGGAACGTAAGAGAATAGAGAAAGAACTTAGCCTCTGGGCACGCATTTTTGATGAAACCCTGAATGAAATTTATGTTTTTGATATTGATAGTCTCAGATTCATCAACGTAAATAAGGAAGCTCAGCGAAATTTAGGATATAACATGCAGGAACTGGCGGAGATGACACCTTTGGACATTAAACCTGACCTCAAACTTTCAGAATTTAGGTCTTTGGCTAAACCACTATTGGAAGATGCGATGGGCAAAGTAGATTTTGAGACCAAGCATCTAAGAAAGGATGGTACATTATATCCGGTAGAAGTCCACCTCCAACTTTCCCTAATGGGGGAGAAGAAAGTCTTTTTTGCAATCATTTTGGATATAACCGAACGCAAAGGATATACTGAAAAACTTGAAAAAACGGTAGAGGAGCGAACAAGGCAGTTAACAAAAGCCTTGGCCAAGGAAAAAGAACTCAATGAATTAAAAACACGATTCCTATCCCTCGTTTCCCATGAATTCAAAACTCCTTTGAGCAGTATTTTAACATCCATTACTTTGTTGGGAAAATATACCGAAACAGAACAACAGGAAAAACGTGATAAACACGTAAATACTATAAAAAACAAAGTAAAATACCTGAACGCCATTCTAAACGATTTTTTATCTGTAGAACGCTTGGAGTCCGGAAAGGTGAACTATAAAAACGAAATCTTTCCTTTGAGTAAAGTAGTGAATGAAGTAATCTATAACGCTAACATGTTACTCAAATCCGGACAGAAAATTCAGTATCCCGATAACATAGATGAAGCTATCGTCTTTTTTGATGAAAAGACATTGGAATTGGCACTTTCCAACTTGGTACATAATGCCATTAAATATTCCCCAGAGGATTCCATTATCGATTTAAAATTGGAAATTGAGGAGGAATTCGTTGTTATTAAAGTCATCGATGAAGGAATTGGAATTCCAGAAGAAGATCAAAAACATATATTTGACCGGTATTTTAGAGCGGAGAATGCCTTGGTTACGCAGGGTACAGGAATCGGTCTGAATATCTCAAAACAGCACCTTGAAAACTTGGGGGCAAGTCTTGAATTCTCCAGTAAGATAAATGTTGGCTCTACCTTTGTTTTGCGAATCCCCAAAAACTTAATCCCAATTAGAAAATGA
- a CDS encoding universal stress protein, which produces MKRILVPVDFSETSSYALEIAAQIAKRQQAEIVVLHMLGLSEAVLSKNEIQEYEEARYYMELAKKRFMPFLDKPYLKNVRIREIVQNYKIFNEFNALAQEQKIDLIVMGSHGTSGISEVLVGSNTEKVVRTSNVPVLVVKMKNPDFKIEKVLFACDFSEDVILAFKNIQAFTNGFSAKLKLIYINTPYIGFKSTNEIEEKIAKFFFKSNNVSQDVVIYDDYTVEQGLLNYSKKGNFDLLAIPTHGRKPFLHFLLGGRSIGEDVANHANLPVLTIKI; this is translated from the coding sequence ATGAAAAGAATTTTGGTGCCCGTAGATTTTTCCGAGACCTCCTCTTATGCCTTGGAGATTGCAGCGCAAATTGCAAAAAGGCAACAGGCAGAAATTGTAGTGCTGCATATGCTGGGGCTTTCAGAGGCCGTGTTGTCTAAAAATGAAATACAGGAATACGAAGAGGCCAGATATTATATGGAACTTGCTAAAAAGCGTTTCATGCCTTTTTTGGACAAACCGTATTTGAAAAATGTTAGAATAAGGGAAATTGTTCAAAACTATAAGATTTTTAATGAGTTCAACGCGTTGGCCCAAGAACAAAAGATTGATTTAATAGTCATGGGGTCACACGGCACTAGTGGAATAAGTGAAGTATTGGTTGGGTCAAATACTGAGAAGGTAGTGCGTACTTCAAATGTGCCGGTGCTCGTAGTAAAGATGAAAAACCCGGATTTTAAGATCGAAAAAGTGCTTTTTGCTTGTGACTTTTCTGAAGATGTTATATTGGCATTTAAGAATATTCAGGCTTTTACAAATGGTTTTTCCGCAAAATTAAAACTCATTTATATCAACACGCCATATATTGGTTTTAAAAGCACCAATGAAATCGAAGAAAAAATCGCAAAATTCTTTTTTAAATCCAATAATGTATCACAAGATGTGGTAATATATGATGACTACACAGTTGAGCAAGGTTTATTGAATTATTCCAAAAAAGGCAATTTTGATCTACTTGCCATACCTACTCACGGCAGAAAGCCTTTTTTACACTTTTTATTAGGTGGTAGAAGTATAGGTGAGGATGTTGCCAACCATGCCAATCTACCTGTTCTCACCATTAAAATCTAA
- a CDS encoding HPF/RaiA family ribosome-associated protein, which yields MTVNIQYVDMPGSESLSAIVTRNLHKLAHKYQFIIRGDVYFKLGQGTDGSDKICEIQLSVPGPQIFAKTIENNFEKSAAETIGDLERQLRKRKEKFNKHKKAI from the coding sequence ATGACCGTAAATATTCAATATGTGGACATGCCGGGAAGTGAGTCCTTAAGTGCTATAGTAACCAGAAACCTTCATAAACTAGCGCATAAATATCAATTCATAATCCGCGGGGATGTTTATTTCAAGTTAGGTCAAGGAACAGATGGTAGCGATAAAATTTGCGAAATACAGTTGAGCGTTCCTGGTCCACAAATTTTTGCAAAAACCATTGAAAACAATTTTGAAAAATCCGCAGCAGAAACTATTGGTGATTTAGAGCGTCAGTTAAGAAAACGCAAGGAAAAATTCAATAAACATAAAAAAGCCATTTAG
- a CDS encoding DUF2267 domain-containing protein yields the protein MALNFNQYATEGTTFLEDYAKEMNMPNDLEKAGRIFASIMHALRDIIPAEESLQFIAQLPMFLKAVYVNGWSLKKKKPKIKNMADFLDLVRAHDGPTQYNDFEYSDDTAERYVDTTFIYIRKYVSLGELEDIRGSLPKELKSMIYSNIMF from the coding sequence ATGGCTCTTAATTTTAACCAATACGCTACAGAAGGCACTACCTTTCTAGAGGATTATGCCAAGGAGATGAATATGCCCAATGACCTTGAAAAAGCGGGGCGTATTTTCGCTTCCATCATGCATGCGCTCAGAGATATTATTCCGGCTGAAGAATCTTTACAGTTTATTGCACAACTGCCTATGTTCTTGAAGGCGGTCTATGTAAACGGATGGTCCTTGAAAAAGAAAAAGCCTAAAATTAAAAACATGGCCGATTTTTTGGATTTGGTTCGCGCTCATGATGGGCCCACCCAGTACAATGACTTTGAATATAGCGATGATACTGCCGAAAGATATGTTGATACCACCTTTATTTACATAAGAAAATATGTATCGTTGGGTGAATTGGAAGATATACGTGGCAGCTTGCCAAAGGAATTAAAAAGCATGATTTATTCGAATATAATGTTTTAA
- a CDS encoding WG repeat-containing protein codes for MITKLLLLTFLMMFPLALPSQELKGIDEIAPFSEGLAAVRQGEKWGFIDENGTLVIDFRNDVYWNDDADTSKSDISGVRYPMFREGRCVITKNVEDGIPVYGFMDTKGNTIIEPQFLNVFPFKNGYTTGVLFDKTLKGKNEFKLDIYEFKFFDVLLDASGEIDEYFERRHNILMTKKRYQVPTIGAKYLAENLVAIHNKDQGWEIRKLGLKN; via the coding sequence ATGATAACGAAACTATTATTATTGACTTTTTTGATGATGTTTCCTTTAGCATTGCCATCGCAAGAGCTAAAGGGTATTGATGAAATAGCCCCTTTTAGTGAGGGGTTGGCAGCAGTTAGGCAAGGTGAAAAGTGGGGGTTCATTGATGAGAACGGAACTTTGGTAATTGACTTTAGAAATGATGTTTATTGGAACGATGATGCTGATACCTCCAAGTCCGATATTTCAGGAGTGCGTTATCCCATGTTTCGAGAGGGTAGATGTGTAATTACAAAGAATGTGGAGGATGGTATTCCCGTTTATGGATTTATGGACACAAAAGGAAACACAATCATAGAACCCCAGTTTTTGAACGTTTTCCCTTTTAAGAATGGCTACACCACTGGGGTCCTATTCGATAAGACATTGAAAGGTAAAAACGAGTTCAAACTTGATATTTACGAGTTTAAGTTTTTTGATGTGTTGCTGGATGCCTCTGGAGAAATAGACGAATATTTTGAACGTCGGCATAATATCCTTATGACCAAAAAACGATATCAAGTACCTACAATTGGAGCAAAATATTTAGCGGAAAATCTTGTTGCTATCCATAATAAAGATCAAGGATGGGAAATACGAAAACTAGGATTAAAAAATTAA
- a CDS encoding SDR family oxidoreductase yields MGRLQDKVAIITGGAGGIGKATAKLFLDQGAMVVIADISKEALEKASLEIDQENLSYCVVDVSKPKENQKLVAYTLEVHNKIDIFFANAGIEGTSKPIVEYPDDIFDNVIDVNLKGVWYGCKYVVPKMTVGGSVMITSSVAGLKGFAGLGAYVATKHAIIGIMRVAALEFTSNKIRVNTIHPGPVNNEMMRRIEKDISPENPGEVLKGFEATIPFGRYVDSNEIAQMALFLASEDSKMITGCMHIVDGGMLTN; encoded by the coding sequence ATGGGACGATTACAGGATAAAGTAGCCATTATTACGGGTGGAGCAGGAGGAATAGGAAAAGCAACTGCAAAATTGTTTTTGGACCAAGGTGCCATGGTGGTCATTGCTGATATTAGCAAAGAAGCCTTGGAGAAGGCTAGTTTAGAAATAGATCAGGAGAACTTGTCGTATTGTGTCGTTGATGTTTCCAAACCCAAGGAAAACCAAAAGTTGGTGGCATATACTTTGGAAGTCCATAATAAGATAGATATCTTTTTTGCAAATGCTGGTATAGAAGGAACTTCAAAGCCTATAGTGGAATATCCTGATGATATTTTTGACAATGTTATTGACGTAAACTTAAAAGGGGTTTGGTATGGTTGCAAATATGTTGTTCCTAAAATGACGGTTGGAGGAAGTGTGATGATTACTTCCTCAGTAGCCGGGCTAAAGGGTTTTGCGGGATTGGGAGCCTATGTAGCCACTAAACATGCTATTATTGGCATAATGAGAGTTGCAGCTCTTGAGTTTACTTCTAATAAAATAAGAGTAAATACCATTCATCCGGGACCGGTAAACAATGAAATGATGAGGAGGATAGAAAAAGACATTTCACCAGAAAACCCTGGGGAGGTTCTTAAAGGTTTTGAAGCTACGATTCCTTTTGGTCGATATGTGGATTCAAATGAAATAGCACAAATGGCCCTTTTCTTAGCCTCAGAGGATAGTAAAATGATTACAGGTTGTATGCACATAGTCGATGGAGGAATGTTGACCAACTAA
- a CDS encoding FMN-binding protein: MRAFWIIGSLIILFISCKEEPKVNMPDSENTIQDLPKKEGLSAVQKEIVSFADSTFSYNSDMNTLIAYKKIDEKGTITDIDMNEGIRLYKELIKSNTVDAVPIFEVKNTDTAILTIRGKGFGGAIWAKVLVNIKTLEIKKIEFDHKSETYGYGSAMEQRAFENQFVGTKIDLDKNSFTLQQNMEKRMDDGVYVDGISGATMTSAAAIEMVNLGLQKYKGYLVHNR; this comes from the coding sequence ATGAGGGCATTTTGGATTATTGGTTCGCTTATTATTTTATTTATTAGCTGTAAGGAAGAACCTAAGGTAAATATGCCTGATAGCGAAAATACTATACAAGATTTGCCGAAAAAGGAGGGCTTATCAGCAGTTCAAAAGGAAATAGTAAGTTTTGCCGATTCTACTTTTTCTTATAATAGTGATATGAACACATTAATTGCATATAAAAAAATTGATGAGAAGGGAACTATAACGGATATTGACATGAACGAAGGTATTAGATTGTATAAGGAGTTAATAAAATCCAATACCGTAGATGCTGTGCCAATATTTGAAGTGAAAAATACTGATACCGCTATTTTAACTATACGGGGAAAAGGATTTGGAGGGGCTATTTGGGCAAAGGTGTTGGTTAATATAAAGACTTTGGAAATCAAAAAGATTGAATTTGACCATAAGTCAGAAACATATGGTTATGGATCGGCCATGGAACAAAGAGCTTTCGAAAATCAGTTTGTAGGAACAAAAATAGACTTAGATAAGAATTCCTTTACCCTTCAACAAAATATGGAGAAAAGGATGGATGATGGTGTATATGTCGATGGTATCTCTGGGGCTACCATGACTAGTGCGGCCGCTATTGAAATGGTTAATTTAGGGCTTCAAAAGTATAAGGGATATTTAGTCCATAATAGATGA